A single Mytilus trossulus isolate FHL-02 chromosome 12, PNRI_Mtr1.1.1.hap1, whole genome shotgun sequence DNA region contains:
- the LOC134692900 gene encoding uncharacterized protein LOC134692900 isoform X2 produces MATTTSLDNRSRSAKKSARFGPSIGGVHSAECKADLTECSPGHEMVKCKGTELKYYCQQCSDTTFQPNANRYGDRCRLRKACYNQFMRYRDYGSTTRDAMCKCEPGYHFESTDQRACVQNNYCDRGYGQTDYGSCERCVVGSTYSNKKDKLQRCKTVTNCEKDKRCTIKRSNGTGDNVCSTYRVKNPSKDCTNPPPVHERNAQNGGLSEGAIAGIVLGVLAIIVIVVLLFLFLLSRRRKARAKNDQIDLDHLERLLSQIVERSAKEEPYRRKVLTASMREIEDNINKQIWSLPQELFRNHTRDAKYELVVEQYKDKDHKYAINGYMQDWREWREEAGDAVEELFACLKKVKREDIIYKICSKFREAYPEVVIDAETQLENGVVSRRSKRQNKEGVMDVLFPCCSAQDKYETEENEQVKFMLDDSKDAAAPPQTLEFEPNEKGNNSNDSNDNGALTPQEAGDVYRGHPTPSAPVLDDSGNIHIIIPMNRSVSYPVQASS; encoded by the exons TTTGGTCCATCCATAGGTGGCGTACATTCAGCAGAATGCAAAGCCGACTTGACAGAATGCTCCCCTG GCCACGAAATGGTCAAATGCAAGGGAACAGAATTGAAATACTACTGTCAGCAATGCAGTGACACGACTTTCCAACCGAATGCCAACAGATATGGAGACCGGTGTCGGTTGAG aaaagCCTGTTACAACCAGTTCATGCGATACAGAGATTATGGCAGCACGACACGTGATGCAATGTGTAAATGTGAACCTGGCTACCATTTTGAATCAACCGATCAACGAGCATGCGTACAAAACAATTACTGTGATAGAGGTTATGGACAAACAGATTATG GTTCCTGTGAGCGTTGTGTAGTAGGCAGtacatattcaaataaaaaagacaaactccAGAGGTGTAAGACAGTTACAAA CTGTGAGAAAGATAAAAGATGTACAATAAAACGTAGCAATGGAACTGGTGATAACGTCTGTAGTACATACAGAGTCAAAA ATCCGTCTAAAGACTGTACAAATCCACCGCCTGTACACGAAAGAAATGCACAAAATGGTGGACTATCTGAAGGCGCCATTGCTGGAATTGTTTTAGGCGTCCTGGCGATCATTGTAATTGTCGTCCTCCTGTTCCTATTTCTTTTGAGTAGGCGTCGAAAAGCACGTGCTAAGAATGACCAGATTGATCTAGATCATTTGGAACGGTTATTATCACAGATTGTGGAAAGATCTGCAAAAGAAGAACCATATCGTAGAAAAG TGTTGACAGCTTCCATGAGAGAAATAGAGGATAACATTAACAAACAGATATGGTCGTTACCACAAGAATTATTCCGGAATCATACTCGAGATGCTAAATATGAACTAGTTGTGGAACAATATAAAG ACAAAGATCACAAATATGCCATCAATGGTTACATGCAGGATTGGCGGGAATGGCGAGAGGAAGCTGGTGATGCTGTTGAAGAACTGTTTGCCTGCTTGAAAAAGGTCAAACGGGAGgacatcatttataaaatatgtagcAAATTTAGAGAAG CTTATCCTGAAGTTGTGATTGATGCAGAAACCCAACTAGAAAATGGTGTAGTTAGCAGACGCTCAAAGCGTCAAAATAAGGAAGGAGTAATGGATGTTTTGTTTCCTTGTTGCTCAGCACAGGATAAGTACGAAACCGAGGAAAATGAACAAGTTAAATTCATGCTTGATGATTCGAAAGATGCCGCGGCACCACCACAAACACTTGAATTTGAACCAAAtgaaaagggcaataactctaatGATTCTAATGACAATGGCGCCTTGACGCCACAGGAAGCTGGAGATGTATATCGTGGACATCCAACACCAAGTGCTCCTGTACTGGATGATTCAGGCAACATTCACATTATTATACCAATGAATAGGTCCGTGTCATATCCTGTTCAAGCTAGTTCATAA
- the LOC134692900 gene encoding uncharacterized protein LOC134692900 isoform X5 has protein sequence MVVGCNFFPDLPRCKNQFGPSIGGVHSAECKADLTECSPGHEMVKCKGTELKYYCQQCSDTTFQPNANRYGDRCRLRKACYNQFMRYRDYGSTTRDAMCKCEPGYHFESTDQRACVQNNYCDRGYGQTDYGSCERCVVGSTYSNKKDKLQRCKTVTNCEKDKRCTIKRSNGTGDNVCSTYRVKNPSKDCTNPPPVHERNAQNGGLSEGAIAGIVLGVLAIIVIVVLLFLFLLSRRRKARAKNDQIDLDHLERLLSQIVERSAKEEPYRRKVLTASMREIEDNINKQIWSLPQELFRNHTRDAKYELVVEQYKDKDHKYAINGYMQDWREWREEAGDAVEELFACLKKVKREDIIYKICSKFREAYPEVVIDAETQLENGVVSRRSKRQNKEGVMDVLFPCCSAQDKYETEENEQVKFMLDDSKDAAAPPQTLEFEPNEKGNNSNDSNDNGALTPQEAGDVYRGHPTPSAPVLDDSGNIHIIIPMNRSVSYPVQASS, from the exons TTTGGTCCATCCATAGGTGGCGTACATTCAGCAGAATGCAAAGCCGACTTGACAGAATGCTCCCCTG GCCACGAAATGGTCAAATGCAAGGGAACAGAATTGAAATACTACTGTCAGCAATGCAGTGACACGACTTTCCAACCGAATGCCAACAGATATGGAGACCGGTGTCGGTTGAG aaaagCCTGTTACAACCAGTTCATGCGATACAGAGATTATGGCAGCACGACACGTGATGCAATGTGTAAATGTGAACCTGGCTACCATTTTGAATCAACCGATCAACGAGCATGCGTACAAAACAATTACTGTGATAGAGGTTATGGACAAACAGATTATG GTTCCTGTGAGCGTTGTGTAGTAGGCAGtacatattcaaataaaaaagacaaactccAGAGGTGTAAGACAGTTACAAA CTGTGAGAAAGATAAAAGATGTACAATAAAACGTAGCAATGGAACTGGTGATAACGTCTGTAGTACATACAGAGTCAAAA ATCCGTCTAAAGACTGTACAAATCCACCGCCTGTACACGAAAGAAATGCACAAAATGGTGGACTATCTGAAGGCGCCATTGCTGGAATTGTTTTAGGCGTCCTGGCGATCATTGTAATTGTCGTCCTCCTGTTCCTATTTCTTTTGAGTAGGCGTCGAAAAGCACGTGCTAAGAATGACCAGATTGATCTAGATCATTTGGAACGGTTATTATCACAGATTGTGGAAAGATCTGCAAAAGAAGAACCATATCGTAGAAAAG TGTTGACAGCTTCCATGAGAGAAATAGAGGATAACATTAACAAACAGATATGGTCGTTACCACAAGAATTATTCCGGAATCATACTCGAGATGCTAAATATGAACTAGTTGTGGAACAATATAAAG ACAAAGATCACAAATATGCCATCAATGGTTACATGCAGGATTGGCGGGAATGGCGAGAGGAAGCTGGTGATGCTGTTGAAGAACTGTTTGCCTGCTTGAAAAAGGTCAAACGGGAGgacatcatttataaaatatgtagcAAATTTAGAGAAG CTTATCCTGAAGTTGTGATTGATGCAGAAACCCAACTAGAAAATGGTGTAGTTAGCAGACGCTCAAAGCGTCAAAATAAGGAAGGAGTAATGGATGTTTTGTTTCCTTGTTGCTCAGCACAGGATAAGTACGAAACCGAGGAAAATGAACAAGTTAAATTCATGCTTGATGATTCGAAAGATGCCGCGGCACCACCACAAACACTTGAATTTGAACCAAAtgaaaagggcaataactctaatGATTCTAATGACAATGGCGCCTTGACGCCACAGGAAGCTGGAGATGTATATCGTGGACATCCAACACCAAGTGCTCCTGTACTGGATGATTCAGGCAACATTCACATTATTATACCAATGAATAGGTCCGTGTCATATCCTGTTCAAGCTAGTTCATAA